In the Granulosicoccus antarcticus IMCC3135 genome, CATCAACCGAAGCCGAGATGATCACCAGATCGAGAGATCCTCTGAGATACAGACCGCCCTTGATGAACAAGGGATCGGTACCCATGCCGACGTAAATTGCACCGGACACCGACAGCTCAAATGGTCCGGCTTCCCATTCGAAGCCCGCGCCCGCACCGAAGCCGATGGAGAAGCCGTCGAAGTTCCAATCCTGGTTAGGTCCGAAGGCGGGTAGGCCACCACCTTCGACCATCAGGTAGGACCAAACGCTGATATCCAGAACGCCCGGCAAGAAGGTGATCGTCACCGGCTCTCCGGCTCGGCCCGGTCCGTTGTCGGAGCCGATCCGGACATAGGTGCCGGCACCGGAGCCCGGAAAATGGGCGCTGAACGGCACCTGGAGGCTGAGCAGGCCGGGAATGGTGTAGGAGGCTGACACGGCAACTGTCACCGCCTCTTCGTTAATGACAACAAGACCTGTGATCGAGGCGCTTTGGCCTTCCTTTTTGTCCTTTGCGCTCTTGTCGGGCACTGAAAGAATGTTGACCTCGACGCCGAATATCACCTCGATATCGGGAAAAGCGACAACGACCATACCGGTTACCGAGAACGAGAAGGAGGCGTCGGGCAGGGTGCCCACGACAACGCCCAGGCCGAAGGCATACTGACCCTTCTTCGGCTTGTACTTGTCTTCGGGGTCTTTGCGCCACCAGCCAATTTCGCGCGCAACCACATCCTCGGTTTCAGCGACATCGCGGGTACCGTTGATAACCACCTGGCCGATAAAGCCGTGGATCGCCAATGGCAGGGTTCCAAGCGGGATGCCACCCGGGAACTGGATGCGGGCATAGAGGCTGAGGAACAGTGATGGAGCAAAATCCGGTGGATCGTCGGGAATGCCGACTGCAAGGGCCACGGCACCACGGATCTGTAGCGGGATCAACGTGGCGTCTACACCGGCCTTCAAAATACCGTTGTCTTCGATCTTGATCCGGCCCTCGCCCTTGATGGTCCCGGGGATGTCCACTGCCGCCTTTAGCCCCCGAAGCGAAAATTCGGGACCACCGTCCAGATTACCGTTGGCATCAGTGTTGAAGGTGATACGGAACGAGGCCTCGCTTATCTCGACCACGCCGATATCGATGGCGACAGCCAGCGTCGGCTCGAACCACAGCGATCCGGTACCCATCTTGAATTCTGTGATCCTGAGAAGCCGTCCGAGCGGACCCGTAATTTTCCAGAGCCCGGAGTCCTCGATTGACATTGACGTCGAGCTTTGTGCCAGTCCGATCTTTTCGATAAACGGGGCATCGGGATCAGTATTGTCAAACTCGATTCCGACATCCGTGTACTTGATCTTCATCGGCTGATCGGGATCGGTTCGCAAGCCCAGAGCACCGGTGTTGACATGCACGGTGTTGGAATAGTCGGTGAGGATCTGGACCTTGTAGGATTGCAGCGGGTCTGCGATCGTTCGTGTCTGCGCCTTTGCCTGTAGTTTGGTAAAGGCAGATTTCGAGTCTGTCCCGATCAAGGGCCCACCACCTCCAAAATCGACACCGGCAAATCCGGTGATGGCCGCAATGGCGGCCAGCCTGACACCCGATTCCACTGCCGCTGTATCAAAATCAACGCCCGAGGCCAGCATGGGGCCGAAGGTCAGTGCCGCGACAATATTGCTTTGCTGGATATCGAAAAGCCCGTCAGGGTCGCCTTCGGATTCGATTCCGACAAGAAATTCGGTGAAGCCCGTCAGGTCGTCGTAAATCCACTTGCCGAAGACCGACAGAACCTCGCTCGTCGTGCTGACACCATCCGCGGACGAGGGCGTCCAGGCGTATTCGAATTCAGCAAGATTAGGGACGATGTCTTCCCAGCCAGAGAAGCGCGGCCGGTCCCAGCCAAGCTTCAAAAGTACTCGGTAATCGGCGTTGGCGTCATCGTTGTCAGCGGGCAGGACATCGCGGCCCGCGGCAGGAACCAATACTTGCCTGCGTGTCGGGGCAAGCGCACCGGTGGTTTCGACAATGGCGTCAGGTGTGGGGGTGCCGCCGACGGCGTAAATATCCACCCGGCGGTAATTGATTCGAATGTTTTCAAGTGACGGGTCTGGAGCTGCATTGTTGCGCAGACCGTTGCCGTCAGCATCTTTCGACCAGGTGCTGCGATCGACCACGTCCGGATCCTTGATCAGGCGTGCCGAGGCTTCCGCATCCACAGGCTCCACGAGGGCCTTCGTCGCCGCGTCGAGTCCGCCAAGGTTCTGCTCCTGGTGTCCCTCAACCGTTCCTGTTACAGCGACTTGCGAGCCTGCTGCGGTGCGCAGAAGATGGATTCCTGCATCTCGTCGCCGTCCGGCCAGCCTGACATTGTAGCCGTCCGAGCCGACATCGTCGCAGCGTCCGATCACGACGAACTTAGCGCCGGGGTAGTTTGCGGCCCAGACCAACAGGCTTTCATGAAGAACACTATTGATTTCATTCAGGGGCTTCGCAGGCCCCCAGTGTTGGGGGTCGCTCTCGTCGAAGTGGAAGAGCACCTGAACATGGCGATCATCATTGATGACACTTGCCGGCGTATCTCCTTCGACCGGCGTACCTCCTTCGATAAGCGCAACCTCGGCAATGGTGCCGGGCGGGATGTTCACCGTTGTTCCGGTGATGAATCCCATCGCATTGGCTCCATCGAGCCGTCCGTGTTCGTGGAAGGCTGCCAGATCGTAGACCCCGAGAACCAGCGTCGGAGCAAGTGGCACTACCGGGTTTGTCGCATCGAAGATGCCGTTTTCGCAACCAATCAGCAGGGCGCCGTCGTCCGGCTCGCGCAGGCGAAGTCGAATGCGGGTTTGCGACGTTTGTGCGCCGCCTGTCTGCTTCAGAAGTATATGGTGCACGCCCCGCGCCTCAGCCGGAACGCTGATCGGCAGGCTCGCTCCTGAGCGCTGAAATCCCAGCGTGGATGAGCTCCATTCGAAGGTTGCGGCAACATCGGGTGGTTGTGCGGCGGCCTCAAGTGTCAGGGTCGTGATCTGATCGATGGGCCCGGTCAGATCGACAACATCGCTCAGCGTTGATCCCATGATTTGCACAGACACACGTGGTGCCGTCCCGCTGGTGACCATTCGCACCGTGAAGGCAGGTTTACGCAGTCGCCGGGGGCTGGCTGCCGTGCCGAGTACCTCGATGGGCGTGATTCTGATGACATCGCCGTGCACAACCGATCCAGTGGCGCTGTCGCCGGTTTGTGGCGTGGATCCGGGAAAGTCAAACTCGGCCTCGTAGTCCAAGATGTCGCTGTCCGCGGGTGGTGCGGGGACTGCCAGATTGACCGTCAGCTCCACCGCCTCATCGGCAGCAGCCTGCAATTCCAGCGTGCCGTTATCAAAGTCAAAACCCGAGGTGATATTGCTGCCATTTTGCGTGAAGACAAAGGTGGCCGGATTAAGGGGTGATGAGCCAAACTGAACCTCGATCTGTGCCTGCAGTCCGGCTGGATCTCCGATCAAAAGATCGCGCACCGAGAGTGAGAATCCGCCTTTACCGACCGCGTTAGAAGGGCAATAGATCGCCACCTCCTCAATCGCCAGTCCGACCCAATCTGCCGATTGACCGTGCTCCAGAACGAAGGCGGGTGAAAACTCGGTTGAATAGTCGAAGAGCACGTTCTTGACCGTCAGGCCGAACTGAGACGAGCCGATCAGGACATGCGGCGGTGCGAGCGAGACGCTGGTGACAGCCCCCATCGGGGCGTCTGGCACAAAAGGATCACCACCACCGGTCGCATCAATAAAGCGTGTAACCACCGGAAGGTCGGAGCCTGCGCGTTCGAAGCGAAGCGCCGCGGCGCCGGTGATCGCGGCAGGCGGGTTGCCGGGCTTGGGCGCCAGATGGCGCGGCGTAGTGCCGCTCTCTGCGACAAAGTCAGCGCCGACCAGTTGCTCCAGTTCCAACTCGAACTCGCCCAACATGAGATCGAACTGCCAGGCTTGCGCACCGGGTTCCTGATCGTCACTCACCGCCGAGCGGCGGAACGCCAGACGGAACGGCACGCCGCTAGTGATCATCGGGATCTTCAACTTGCCGAACGGCAGATCAAAGGACTCGACATCTTGTCCGGCAATGGCGACATCAAGGGACTGGATGCGCCCGGTATGGATAAAGGCGCCATCGCTGGTACGACTCTCCAGCTCTAACGCAACAAAACGTTCGACAAAGCGCGACATGGGTGCAGGCAAGGCTTGGTTGACGCTATCAATTGCGTCGAAAAGCGATACCAACGGGACTCCGGCCACTTTCGGCATGGATCCACTCCTGATCGGGATTCGAAAATAAAGTTACGAATAAAAATCCAATCCTGAAAGTACACTCCACGCTGTTGAGCTGACAACTAGTCAATGGTCTATGAGCAGTGCGCATCAAGGCGTATGAAAATGACCAGCAGCCCTGATATGGCAACGATATCGCAACAGTTTGTGTATACACTGTCACGACACTATGAACACTTGAGGTAAATCAATCATGTCATCCAACCAACACACAGGCCAGTGTTTTTGCGGCGCAGTTGAAGTCACTGTAAGCGGTGCACCGTTTGCCATGGGCTACTGCCATTGTAAGGATTGTCGAGCGTGGAGCGCTGGTCCTGTCAATGCCTTTACGCTGTGGAAGCAGGATGAAGTCAAGGTTACAAAAGGCGCTGAGCAGTTGGCCAATTTTGCGTTAACCGACGCCAGTCAACGCAAGTATTGCAAGCAATGCGGCGGCCATGTGATGTCAGTACATCCGGGTGGAGATTTCACCGATGTCTATGCCGCCATATTGCCAACCCTGGAATTTGAACCCGGCATTCATGTCAATTACGAGTCTGCTGTTTTGCGAATAAAGGATGGCTTGCCCAAAATGAAGGACTTTCCAGCCGAGATGGGTGGTTCTGGAGAGACTTTGCCAGAGTAGATAGCTTATCTGGATAGGGCTGTCCATGTGGCTTTCTCGTAATTTCAATGAGTTAGTGGGAGTGAGGACGCCAAAAATCCCATTGTGACTATCCAGAATCAAAATGGGCTTCAGGTGGTCTCGGACCTTGGTAGTGCTTTTAAGTCTGGTGTCAGGTGTTATCGCGTCTCGACCTTCTAGTTGAACAACGTTATCCTTGTCGGGTCTATGAAGATGTATTGAAGGCTCCAAACAAAAGGTGAGTATGAGAATTTGTGGTGTTGATTTAACGGGTAGCGAAGCGGTTATCTGTTTGCTTGTAAAGGGCAATGGTGATTTTAATTTGCCCGAATGTCGGGTACGGAAACTGGTGCTGAAAAAGGGGCATACGCGTGAAGACTTACGCCAGTTCCAGTTGGATTTTGCGGGCCTCATGAGCGAGTACAGCGTCGATAAAGTCGTGATAAGAGAGCGCATGCCCAAGGGCAAATTTGCTGGTGGTGCTATCAGTTTCAAACTAGAGGCTGCTCTGCAACTCATACCAGATCTGGACGTCACACTGATGCAACCATCGCAGATCAATTCAGTTCTGGCAGAGAATCCTGCTGGGATCAAATTCTCTGAAACCGAACTAAAGATATTTCAGGAGGTTGCATTCAAAACAGCCTATGCGGCCTGTTTGACCATCTAATCTGTTTCTACAGTCAGATGCTTTCGACATGCCTCTCTGGCATGCCAATTCCACGACTTGAAGGGTAAACCAATGAACGATGATCGACTGCATGACTTACTCATCGAAGTGCTTACCGGCATCGTAAATATCAGCGACAACCAGTCTGACTATGATGACTGGAAATTTCTTATCGATAACGGATTGGTTGAACACAGTAAGCCTCGTGGTTCCGCAGGAAGCCGCA is a window encoding:
- a CDS encoding GFA family protein produces the protein MSSNQHTGQCFCGAVEVTVSGAPFAMGYCHCKDCRAWSAGPVNAFTLWKQDEVKVTKGAEQLANFALTDASQRKYCKQCGGHVMSVHPGGDFTDVYAAILPTLEFEPGIHVNYESAVLRIKDGLPKMKDFPAEMGGSGETLPE
- a CDS encoding DUF3010 family protein; protein product: MRICGVDLTGSEAVICLLVKGNGDFNLPECRVRKLVLKKGHTREDLRQFQLDFAGLMSEYSVDKVVIRERMPKGKFAGGAISFKLEAALQLIPDLDVTLMQPSQINSVLAENPAGIKFSETELKIFQEVAFKTAYAACLTI